A single genomic interval of Microbacterium hydrocarbonoxydans harbors:
- the dnaJ gene encoding molecular chaperone DnaJ: MADHYEVLGVSRDASTDEIKKAYRRLARQLHPDVNPGEDAAEQFKLVTHAYDVLSDDDSRRRYDMGGGDGAAGNFQGFGGFGDIFETFFGAGQGGGRGARPRSRRERGQDALVRVTLDLGDVVFGAHRDIEVDTAVLCETCNGSCCQEGTSPVTCDICGGTGHVQRQVRSLLGNVVTSQPCGTCEGYGTTIPYPCGTCGGQGRVRSRRTVSLDIPAGVETGLRLQLPGSGEVGKAGGPNGDLYVEVTVNPHPSFSRDGDDLLATLEVSMPDAILGTETTIQGLDGEVDLEIRSGVQSGDVLTIKGRGITPLRGTQRGDLRVGVQVVTPTKLDSAQRALIEDFAKKTKAPGPQLAQFQQGLFSKLRDRFRSH; this comes from the coding sequence GTGGCAGATCACTACGAGGTACTCGGCGTCTCCCGCGACGCCTCCACCGACGAGATCAAGAAGGCGTATCGCCGCCTCGCACGTCAGCTCCACCCGGATGTGAACCCGGGAGAGGATGCGGCCGAGCAGTTCAAGCTCGTCACCCACGCCTACGACGTCCTCAGCGACGACGACTCCCGTCGTCGCTACGACATGGGCGGCGGAGACGGCGCGGCCGGCAACTTCCAGGGCTTCGGCGGCTTCGGCGACATCTTCGAGACTTTCTTCGGCGCCGGTCAGGGAGGGGGTCGCGGCGCGCGTCCCCGGTCACGGCGGGAGCGCGGTCAGGATGCCCTGGTGCGGGTCACCCTCGACCTCGGCGACGTGGTCTTCGGTGCGCACCGCGACATCGAGGTCGACACCGCCGTCCTCTGCGAGACCTGCAATGGCTCGTGCTGTCAGGAAGGCACCTCGCCCGTCACCTGCGACATCTGCGGCGGCACGGGACACGTCCAGCGCCAGGTGCGCAGTCTGCTCGGCAACGTCGTCACCTCCCAGCCCTGCGGCACCTGCGAGGGATACGGCACGACGATCCCGTACCCCTGCGGCACCTGCGGAGGCCAGGGCCGAGTGCGGTCCCGCCGCACCGTCTCGCTCGACATCCCCGCCGGCGTCGAGACCGGTCTGCGTCTGCAGCTCCCCGGCTCCGGCGAGGTCGGCAAGGCGGGCGGTCCGAACGGTGACCTGTACGTCGAGGTGACCGTGAACCCGCATCCGTCCTTCAGCCGCGATGGCGACGACCTGCTCGCGACGCTCGAGGTCTCGATGCCCGATGCGATCCTCGGCACCGAGACGACGATCCAGGGGCTCGACGGCGAGGTCGACCTCGAGATCCGCTCCGGAGTGCAGTCGGGCGATGTCCTGACCATCAAGGGCCGAGGTATCACGCCGCTGCGGGGCACCCAGCGCGGAGACCTCCGCGTCGGCGTGCAGGTCGTGACCCCGACCAAGCTCGATTCCGCGCAGCGCGCCCTCATCGAGGACTTCGCCAAGAAGACCAAGGCTCCGGGTCCGCAGCTGGCGCAGTTCCAGCAGGGGCTGTTCTCGAAGCTGCGCGACCGCTTCCGCTCGCACTGA
- a CDS encoding 16S rRNA (uracil(1498)-N(3))-methyltransferase translates to MALHFLVETSSDAAVGDLVSLTGAEAKHAAVVRRLRVGETVTVGDGAGVWLAGVAEEVSPSRVDVRVSERSTQEAPSPRIVLVQALAKGDRDELAVQAACELGVDEIVPWQASRSISRWDGPKAVKGRERWATIVREAAKQAHRRWVPEVAVPASTSDLAARVSTQRVLLLDPGAPARLSELEPDGRDVVLVVGPEGGISDDEIAKLVAAGAERVLLGDTVLRTSTAGPAAIAVLSVALGRW, encoded by the coding sequence ATGGCACTGCACTTCCTCGTCGAGACATCGTCGGATGCCGCGGTCGGCGACCTCGTCTCCCTCACCGGCGCCGAGGCCAAGCACGCGGCGGTCGTGCGCCGTCTTCGCGTCGGCGAGACCGTGACGGTCGGCGACGGCGCGGGCGTATGGCTCGCCGGCGTCGCCGAGGAGGTGTCGCCGTCCCGGGTCGACGTCCGCGTGTCCGAGCGGTCGACGCAGGAGGCCCCGAGTCCGCGGATCGTCCTCGTGCAGGCTCTGGCCAAGGGTGATCGTGACGAGCTCGCGGTGCAGGCCGCCTGTGAGCTCGGAGTGGACGAGATCGTGCCGTGGCAGGCGAGTCGCAGCATCTCCCGCTGGGACGGCCCGAAGGCGGTCAAGGGACGTGAGCGCTGGGCGACGATCGTCCGCGAGGCGGCCAAGCAGGCCCATCGGCGGTGGGTGCCGGAGGTCGCGGTGCCCGCGTCGACATCCGATCTCGCCGCCCGCGTCTCGACTCAGCGGGTCCTGCTGCTCGATCCCGGTGCGCCCGCCCGGCTCTCGGAGCTCGAACCGGACGGACGCGACGTCGTGCTGGTCGTCGGTCCGGAGGGCGGCATCTCGGACGACGAGATCGCGAAGCTGGTCGCCGCCGGCGCGGAGCGCGTGCTGCTCGGCGACACGGTCCTGCGCACCTCCACGGCAGGTCCCGCGGCGATCGCCGTGCTCTCGGTCGCGCTCGGCCGGTGGTGA
- a CDS encoding HIT domain-containing protein has product MSEPSIFTRILNGDIPGEILLDTGRVFAIRDIDPQAPLHALVIPKTEDYRDVTELAAGDPGLLAEMVAAAKQLASEHANGEYRLIFNNGASAAQSVFHVHAHVLGNIEENKLVGF; this is encoded by the coding sequence ATGTCCGAGCCCTCGATCTTCACGCGCATCCTGAACGGCGACATCCCGGGTGAGATCCTGCTGGACACCGGCCGGGTCTTCGCGATCCGCGACATCGACCCGCAGGCGCCGCTGCACGCGCTGGTGATCCCGAAGACCGAGGACTACCGCGACGTCACCGAACTCGCCGCCGGCGACCCCGGTCTGCTGGCCGAGATGGTCGCCGCCGCGAAGCAGCTCGCCTCCGAGCATGCGAACGGCGAGTACCGCCTCATCTTCAACAACGGCGCGAGCGCCGCCCAGTCCGTCTTCCACGTGCACGCCCATGTGCTCGGCAACATCGAGGAGAACAAGCTCGTTGGCTTCTGA
- a CDS encoding PhoH family protein: MVQLLGPQDRLLRMLEKEHRDVQVLVRGNEITLSGAPDAVAKAKSLVDELMTMTKAGHDLAPSDVASSARMLRTDGGPRPSEVLGEAILSTRGKVIRPKTLGQKEYVDAIEENTIVFGIGPAGTGKTYLAMAKAVQALQRKEVTRIILTRPAVEAGERLGFLPGTLTDKIDPYLRPLYDALNEMMDPEIVPRLMATGTIEVAPLAYMRGRTLNDSFVVLDEAQNTTPEQMKMFLTRLGFGSKMVVTGDITQVDLPQGSSGLRLVTRVLDGIDDIHFARLTSDDVVRHSLVGQIVDAYSQYDERRTAQRYEREQAAEFANRADRRGAQRPGPRDRMPKRGLS, encoded by the coding sequence ATGGTGCAGCTGCTCGGCCCGCAGGACCGCCTGCTCCGGATGCTCGAGAAGGAGCACCGGGACGTGCAGGTGCTCGTGCGCGGCAACGAGATCACGCTGTCGGGCGCACCCGACGCCGTGGCGAAGGCGAAGTCCCTCGTGGACGAGCTGATGACGATGACGAAGGCCGGACACGACCTCGCACCGAGCGATGTCGCGAGCTCCGCCCGCATGCTCCGCACCGACGGCGGCCCGCGGCCGAGCGAGGTGCTCGGCGAGGCGATCCTCTCGACCAGGGGCAAGGTGATCCGTCCGAAGACCCTCGGTCAGAAGGAGTATGTCGACGCGATCGAGGAGAACACGATCGTCTTCGGGATCGGGCCCGCGGGAACCGGCAAGACCTACCTCGCGATGGCGAAGGCCGTCCAGGCGCTGCAGCGCAAGGAGGTCACGCGGATCATCCTGACGCGTCCGGCCGTCGAGGCAGGGGAGCGACTGGGCTTCCTGCCCGGCACCCTCACCGACAAGATCGACCCGTACCTGCGGCCGCTCTACGACGCTCTGAACGAGATGATGGACCCCGAGATCGTCCCGCGCCTGATGGCGACGGGAACCATCGAGGTCGCACCTCTCGCCTACATGCGCGGACGCACGCTCAACGACTCGTTCGTGGTGCTCGACGAGGCGCAGAACACCACGCCGGAGCAGATGAAGATGTTCCTCACCCGTCTCGGCTTCGGGTCGAAGATGGTCGTCACCGGTGACATCACGCAGGTGGACCTGCCCCAGGGATCGTCCGGGCTGCGCCTCGTGACCCGAGTGCTGGACGGCATCGACGACATCCACTTCGCCCGACTGACGAGCGACGATGTCGTGCGTCACTCGCTGGTCGGACAGATCGTCGACGCGTACAGCCAGTATGACGAGCGTCGCACGGCGCAGCGCTACGAGCGCGAGCAGGCGGCCGAGTTCGCCAACCGCGCCGACCGCCGAGGCGCACAGCGACCAGGACCCCGGGACCGGATGCCGAAACGCGGCCTCTCCTGA